GATTCCAGCAGTTTTGCGGCGTCCGCGGGACGTTTCCTAAAAAAACAGCCGAGGCTGACGCGAAGCTTGCGGTCAACGATGCTTGCGTGGGGCAATGTCAGGAAGACCGCGCGGCTAGTGGGGATTCAGCACACGGACTCGCGGGCCAAAGGCTGAGAAAAAGTTTAAATGCCGCTGGAAATGATGAACAGGACGAAAGTCCCGCTGATTTTCTCAACGGACCCTCGGGGCGAGAGGCAGAGAGAGACTCCAAAGGCAGAGTGAAGCCTTTACGCAGGAACTCATTGACTGGTGAGGTTGGCCAGGAGTTCATCATCGAGAACAAGTTTCTCTTCTATCTCTTCACCATTGGTTCCGAGCTGGGCAATGAGATGTTTTTCATCGTGTTCTTCCCTTTCTTGATGTGGAACGTCGATCCCTATGTGAGCCGGCAGCTCATCGTGGTGTGGGCTTGGGTGCTGTTCATCGGCCAGTCCACTAAAGATCTGATCCGGTGGACCCGTCCTGCCTCTCCTCCTGTGATTAAACTGGAGGTGTTCTTCAACTCGGAGTACAGCATGCCCTCCACACATGCCATGACCGGCACCGCGATGCCCTTCTGTCTATTCATGCTCACATGCAGTCGCTGGGAGGTACAGTATACTTGTACACAAAACCAAGCCGATAATCTTACCCACGCGAAACAAGTAGTTGACTGTTTCTGTTTATGGGAATGTGTTTAACTAActagcatttttattttacgaAATATGCATTAGCACTTATTCCTATTCACTTGTACTTCATTCGTTACATAGGTTAATATTACTGTTCCATAGTTACTGCCACTGGCCACAAATAGCAAATTTTGGGTATCACTCCCATTAGTTATTAatagttaaaggaatagttcaccccaaaagggaaattatcccataatttactcaccctctcaagccatcctgggtGTATATTACTTTCTTTTGTCAGCCGAACACAATCAGActtgtattaaataaaatactggCTCTTCtcagctttgtaatggcattgTATAGTGCCCAagtttttgaagctccaaaaaatgcatccatccatcataaaaataatccatatgactcccgtgggttaataaatgttttctgaagtgaagcaaagaagaatatccatatttaaagctttataaactaaaatcaCTGGCTTCCAGCAACGGCCGTGCGCAAGGGTGACCAAACTATGAAGTAGCCATACTGGCTTGACTATATATGGAAAGTCAAAACTAAttctatttaaagggttagttcacccaaaaattaaaataatgtcatttattactcgccctcatgccgttccacactggtaagactttcgttaatcttcagaacacaaattaaagggttagttcacccaaaactgaaaattatgtaattaatgactcaccctcatgtcgttccaaacccgtaagacctccgttcatcttcggaacacagtttaagatattttagatttagtccgagagctttctgtccctccattgaaaatgtgtgtacaggtatactgtccatgtccagaaaggtaataaaaacatcatcaaagtagtccatgtgacatcagagggtcagttagaatttgttgaagcatcgaaaatacattttggtccaaaaataacaaaaactacgactttatgcagcattgtcttctcttccggaatcctttccattgaattgattccattgaattgattccattgaatcctttcatctgtcggcattggtaatgcacttttacgttgcgttggttgtttttggcgattaggacatccgcgacatgcacacttacgcaccattttaaaaaatatagcaataccaaaatacaaacaatgtagaatagcttgaatacagcgtgcgtctccctcagactgtaaacgaagctctggtGCACTAGATAAcatgtcagcagcgtcttacatcagcagcgtcactgcggagtcgtgaaccacactccggagcagaagggggcggtaatgcaccaataagctggatgccaactgccgtaaaacaggaaagaagaagaagcagcggaGTCATGAACgcgaattgacaacagacccggaagagaatacaatgctgaataaagtcgtagtttttttatttttggaccaaaatgtattttcgatgcttcaaaatgttgcggatgtcctaatcgccaaaaacaaccacggcgacgtaaaagtgcattaccaacgcagacagatgaaaggattcaatggaatcaatataatggaaaggattccggaagagaagacaatgctgaataaagtcgtagtttttgttatttttggaccaaaatgtattttcgatgcttcaacaaattctaactgaccctctgatgtcacatggactactttgatgatgtttttattacctttctggacatggacagtataccgtacacacattttcaatggagggacagaaagctcttggactaaatctaaaatatttatagaatatagaataattttcatttttgggtgaactaaccctttaagatatttttgttgaaatccgatggctcagtgaggcctgcatagacagcaatgacacttcctctctcaagatccattaatgtagtAAAATCagttaaatcagttcatgtgagtacagtggttcagtattaacattataaagcgacgagaatatttttggtgcgccaaaaaaacaaataacaacttatatagtgatggccgatttcaaaacactgcttcagaaagctttggaagcgttatgaatcagcgtattaaatcatgattcggatcgcgcgtcaaaccgccaaactgctcaaatcaccgctgattcgacacaaaagattcataacgctccgaagcttcctgaagcagtgttgagATCTGCGATCACTATGTaattcgttattttgtttttttaaaaatattctctttgctttataatattaatattgaaccactgtactcacatgaactgatttaaatatgtttttagtacctttatggatctttagagaggaaatgtcattactggctatgcaggcctcactgagccatcggatttcaacaaaaatatcttaatttgtgttccgaagatgaacaaaggtcttacagggtgtggaacggcataaagggtgagtaataaatgaacagaattttcagttttgggtgaactaaccctttaatgacatAATGCAGATCAACAAGGTCGTTTACACCACGCTCTCTCGTCTCGAATATGAACTCGTTTTGGAGCGTTAAAAcctttttaattacttttaataTTCGCACTCAGAAttcagtgttttttgttgttttatgttttttacacaagcaaaaaagtacacttttcaGCTTTCAGGCCTtctttagtgtgtgtgtgtttaatgacataagaaatatttttaatataggaTATAAATACTAGGGATAAATACTAGTGCAGTCAGTGGTGTCAAGCTTTGTTCCTAGAAGGCACCATCCTGCAGACTTCAGGTGTACCAATGTCTCATAAATGGGTATTATTATCTAATAAGCTGAAGCACTAGTACAACTGAAATACATCCTTGTAAATATTGGGAAAATTACTAGGAGAGCCACAGTTCTTTGGCCCGGTACAAAACCTTCATCACGGGCCCTCTGGCACATTCACTTGGTTGAAATTGGTTTCCAGGCCTGGGACAAAAGGTACAATTGGCCCTGATTACTTAATTAATAGCTGCTAGTAAAGCTGGACTATGTAGCAGCAAAAATTTGAATGCTTACATGCATGATATTTGAACCACAGATTCCCATAGAATTCACTAGGAAACATGTTCAATTTGCCCAGCCTTTTAAGAGttttaatttatcatttgtCTGAAGCTAATTCCTTTAGAAAATGTTATTGAAGAATGAATGAAATTCTCCAAAATGcactaatatatttttttttttttactgtattaaagAACATATTGCATAGTCCCTGAATGCAGTGCATTAAGTTGTGAACCTGGGATGTGAACCCAGTAAAAGGGGCTGATAAGGATGTGTTCTCACATCATA
Above is a window of Megalobrama amblycephala isolate DHTTF-2021 linkage group LG11, ASM1881202v1, whole genome shotgun sequence DNA encoding:
- the LOC125277788 gene encoding sphingosine-1-phosphate phosphatase 1-like — its product is MASEALHKFVCLCRYLQDPCHVARFQQFCGVRGTFPKKTAEADAKLAVNDACVGQCQEDRAASGDSAHGLAGQRLRKSLNAAGNDEQDESPADFLNGPSGREAERDSKGRVKPLRRNSLTGEVGQEFIIENKFLFYLFTIGSELGNEMFFIVFFPFLMWNVDPYVSRQLIVVWAWVLFIGQSTKDLIRWTRPASPPVIKLEVFFNSEYSMPSTHAMTGTAMPFCLFMLTCSRWEVQYTCTQNQADNLTHAKQVVDCFCLWECV